One region of Gossypium raimondii isolate GPD5lz chromosome 6, ASM2569854v1, whole genome shotgun sequence genomic DNA includes:
- the LOC105772197 gene encoding uncharacterized protein LOC105772197 isoform X1, which yields MSFNSTMTLEDFFTLTEMKDGLTSPSRVEELLTVMKKEKDVVGKNVSDVTRQWTAVASTIAATENKDCLDLFVQLDGLCFLDGWLKDAQDCGNESSGNFVEESITALLRALEKLHRNNERSISSEIRITVKNLLGHNSPRVQDGARLLFDNLKQDKVADGDIDTGGHDYGISDSAKVTIENSGPESSVRGGPSGANAHEEIDGTDAAKVENLPSNLDGVQSESDKDFHIESTNDQLESNINSDHANLENRSQSHMASSFMPNPIQEKSSMKEEPLATTVEETASVEVCSLPESKQEHVEVSDAQKLNGLPIDENQKLDMTVSSSSTSEHVLVSSGVLVRSAQEAIAEPNLQNESEANKSDVLKFVAIGDDKAPVSEPKKAMDDSGVMNHLGNGSQQFKTTGKGSEPHLGKWSSSENEFKYRKPGNLDTIFSRTELTGAADEGKENYGMEDSRRGANYVSPDVINRRMSDMELEYGIVDALEVARQVAQEVEREVVDDREASCSSSEKISGGGIEQPSTPDSLNAKQDLPAQVIPSGVSTGHNQSTEAYNEGEGCMVSSDNADNEKENGLHHMESSQVTVAQEPEPNTKCLCEFDLNQEICSDDVEQTVNSISTPVSVVSASRAAAALGFPVAPLQFEGALGWKGSAATSAFRPASACRNSDGEKTLSLGGTSSSTKQRMDCIDFDLNVAEAGDEKGAELMSGKQVTALSSLNSIESSLEVSPRKSKRLKLDLNCINDDVDASSLDSKVEGRFLYNMNGHHNPSPALSSSSMQPSMRNIDLNDRPYSHNDASEQRPYHGICSQNVNAYGGGPKPNDPVISLMGTRVEVNRKDSIPQVVSLLHGKAFEPARDANITRTGGFLGLSPNMPYSHSPAFSYNGVAMAPTISFSSAIYGASGSIPYMVDSRDSRATVVPQTMGSTYAVPPAYTQPQFIMGTNNPNVGLNGLVPSRPNFDLNSGLAIEGGNRDFMSLRQPFMPVEHLSVNTQPSSSSGVGAKREGTR from the exons ATGTCATTTAACAG CACCATGACGCTGGAAGATTTTTTTACATTGACTGAGATGAAAGACGGGCTGACATCCCCTTCTCGAGTTGAGGAGCTACTAACTGTaatgaagaaagagaaagatgTTGTTGGAAAGAATGTTAGTGATGTGACCAGGCAGTGGACTGCTGTTGCAAGTACAATTGCTGCGACTGAGAATAAGGATTGTCTCGATCTTTTTGTTCAACTAGATGGACTCTGTTTCCTTGATGGATGGCTTAAGGATGCTCAAGATTGCGGTAATGAGTCTAGTGGCAATTTTGTGGAAGAATCAATTACTGCACTCTTACGAGCTCTTGAAAAGTTGCATAGAAATAATGAGAGGTCTATTTCTTCTGAGATCCGGATTACAGTGAAGAATCTTCTTGGCCACAATAGCCCTCGAGTTCAGGACGGAGCTAGATTGCTCTTTGACAACTTGAAACAGGATAAGGTTGCCGATGGTGATATTGATACTGGTGGACATGACTACGGGATTTCAGACAGTGCAAAAGTTACTATAGAAAACAGCGGGCCAGAATCTTCTGTCAGAGGTGGTCCTTCTGGAGCAAATGCCCATGAAGAAATTGATGGAACAGATGCTGCAAAAGTTGAGAACCTTCCTTCAAACCTAGATGGTGTTCAGTCAGAAAGTGATAAAGATTTTCACATTGAAAGTACTAATGATCAGCTCGAGTCTAACATAAACTCAGATCACGCAAACCTGGAAAACAGATCTCAAAGTCATATGGCTTCCTCTTTCATGCCTAATCCCATTCAAGAGAAGTCATCTATGAAGGAAGAGCCACTGGCAACTACTGTGGAAGAAACTGCTTCTGTTGAGGTCTGCAGTTTGCCAGAATCAAAGCAAGAACATGTTGAAGTTTCAGATGCTCAGAAGTTGAATGGGTTACCAATTGATGAAAACCAGAAGTTGGATATGACAGTTTCTTCCTCTAGTACTTCAGAACATGTTCTAGTGTCTTCTGGTGTTCTTGTTCGAAGTGCTCAGGAGGCTATAGCAGAACCAAATTTGCAAAATGAGTCTGAAGCCAATAAAAGTGATGTCCTAAAATTTGTTGCTATTGGTGATGATAAGGCCCCTGTGTCTGAGCCAAAGAAGGCAATGGATGATAGTGGAGTTATGAATCATTTGGGCAATGGTTCACAGCAGTTCAAGACCACAGGCAAAGGTAGTGAGCCTCATTTGGGCAAGTGGAGCTCCtctgaaaatgagtttaaatATAGAAAGCCTGGGAATCTGGACACTATCTTTTCCAGGACGGAACTCACTGGAGCAGCAGATGAAGGTAAGGAGAATTATGGCATGGAGGATTCGAGGCGTGGTGCCAATTATGTTAGTCCTGATGTGATCAATAGGAGAATGTCTGATATGGAGCTTGAGTATGGCATAGTTGATGCTCTGGAAGTTGCCCGACAAGTTGCTCAAGAAGTGGAACGAGAAGTAGTAGATGACAGAGAGGCTTCATGCAGCTCTTCAGAGAAGATTTCAGGAGGTGGAATTGAGCAACCTAGTACCCCAGACTCCTTAAATGCAAAGCAAGACCTACCTGCTCAGGTTATACCAAGTGGGGTGTCTACTGGACACAATCAATCTACTGAAGCATATAATGAGGGGGAGGGGTGCATGGTTAGTTCAGATAATGCAGACaatgaaaaggaaaatggtTTGCATCACATGGAGTCCTCTCAGGTGACTGTGGCTCAAGAACCTGAACCTAACACTAAATGCCTATGTGAGTTTGACCTGAACCAGGAAATCTGTTCTGATGATGTAGAACAAACAGTCAATTCCATCTCCACCCCCGTTTCAGTGGTTTCTGCTTCAAGGGCAGCAGCTGCTCTTGGCTTTCCTGTAGCTCCTCTACAGTTTGAGGGGGCTCTCGGATGGAAAGGATCTGCCGCCACAAGTGCTTTTCGCCCAGCATCAGCTTGTCGAAATTCTGATGGTGAAAAAACTCTCTCTCTTGGGGGAACAAGCAGTAGCACAAAACAGAGGATGGATTGCATTGATTTTGATCTTAATGTTGCTGAAGCTGGTGATGAAAAAGGTGCTGAACTAATGTCAGGCAAACAGGTTACAGCCTTGTCAAGCCTCAATTCCATAGAGTCTTCACTTGAAGTGAGTCCAAGAAAATCCAAGAGACTTAAACTGGATTTAAACTGTATCAACGATGATGTTGATGCTTCATCATTAGACTCAAAAGTAGAGGGACGGTTCTTGTACAACATGAATGGGCACCATAACCCATCACCTGCTCTGTCATCATCATCAATGCAACCTTCTATGAGGAACATTGACTTGAATGACAGACCATACAGTCACAATGATGCCTCAGAACAAAGGCCTTATCATGGTATATGTTCCCAAAATGTTAATGCATATGGTGGAGGGCCTAAACCAAATGATCCTGTTATTTCTCTGATGGGAACAAGAGTGGAAGTCAATAGGAAGGATTCCATTCCTCAGGTTGTATCCTTGCTACATGGCAAGGCCTTTGAGCCTGCAAGAGATGCAAACATCACAAGGACAGGAGGTTTTCTGGGGTTAAGTCCCAATATGCCATATTCACATTCTCCTGCATTCAGTTATAATGGAGTGGCTATGGCACCAACTATTTCCTTCTCTTCTGCCATTTATGGGGCTAGTGGTTCAATCCCGTATATGGTTGATTCAAGAGATTCAAGAGCAACTGTTGTGCCTCAAACAATGGGCTCTACATATGCCGTTCCTCCAGCATACACTCAACCACAGTTCATTATGGGCACGAACAACCCAAATGTTGGTTTAAATGGTTTGGTCCCCTCACGACCAAATTTCGATTTAAATTCTGGTTTAGCAATTGAGGGAGGAAATAGAGATTTCATGAGTTTAAGGCAGCCTTTCATGCCTGTCGAGCATTTGAGTGTGAATACTCAACCCTCCTCTAGTTCCGGAGTTGGTGCAAAAAGGGAAGGAACCAGATAG
- the LOC105772197 gene encoding uncharacterized protein LOC105772197 isoform X2: protein MTLEDFFTLTEMKDGLTSPSRVEELLTVMKKEKDVVGKNVSDVTRQWTAVASTIAATENKDCLDLFVQLDGLCFLDGWLKDAQDCGNESSGNFVEESITALLRALEKLHRNNERSISSEIRITVKNLLGHNSPRVQDGARLLFDNLKQDKVADGDIDTGGHDYGISDSAKVTIENSGPESSVRGGPSGANAHEEIDGTDAAKVENLPSNLDGVQSESDKDFHIESTNDQLESNINSDHANLENRSQSHMASSFMPNPIQEKSSMKEEPLATTVEETASVEVCSLPESKQEHVEVSDAQKLNGLPIDENQKLDMTVSSSSTSEHVLVSSGVLVRSAQEAIAEPNLQNESEANKSDVLKFVAIGDDKAPVSEPKKAMDDSGVMNHLGNGSQQFKTTGKGSEPHLGKWSSSENEFKYRKPGNLDTIFSRTELTGAADEGKENYGMEDSRRGANYVSPDVINRRMSDMELEYGIVDALEVARQVAQEVEREVVDDREASCSSSEKISGGGIEQPSTPDSLNAKQDLPAQVIPSGVSTGHNQSTEAYNEGEGCMVSSDNADNEKENGLHHMESSQVTVAQEPEPNTKCLCEFDLNQEICSDDVEQTVNSISTPVSVVSASRAAAALGFPVAPLQFEGALGWKGSAATSAFRPASACRNSDGEKTLSLGGTSSSTKQRMDCIDFDLNVAEAGDEKGAELMSGKQVTALSSLNSIESSLEVSPRKSKRLKLDLNCINDDVDASSLDSKVEGRFLYNMNGHHNPSPALSSSSMQPSMRNIDLNDRPYSHNDASEQRPYHGICSQNVNAYGGGPKPNDPVISLMGTRVEVNRKDSIPQVVSLLHGKAFEPARDANITRTGGFLGLSPNMPYSHSPAFSYNGVAMAPTISFSSAIYGASGSIPYMVDSRDSRATVVPQTMGSTYAVPPAYTQPQFIMGTNNPNVGLNGLVPSRPNFDLNSGLAIEGGNRDFMSLRQPFMPVEHLSVNTQPSSSSGVGAKREGTR, encoded by the coding sequence ATGACGCTGGAAGATTTTTTTACATTGACTGAGATGAAAGACGGGCTGACATCCCCTTCTCGAGTTGAGGAGCTACTAACTGTaatgaagaaagagaaagatgTTGTTGGAAAGAATGTTAGTGATGTGACCAGGCAGTGGACTGCTGTTGCAAGTACAATTGCTGCGACTGAGAATAAGGATTGTCTCGATCTTTTTGTTCAACTAGATGGACTCTGTTTCCTTGATGGATGGCTTAAGGATGCTCAAGATTGCGGTAATGAGTCTAGTGGCAATTTTGTGGAAGAATCAATTACTGCACTCTTACGAGCTCTTGAAAAGTTGCATAGAAATAATGAGAGGTCTATTTCTTCTGAGATCCGGATTACAGTGAAGAATCTTCTTGGCCACAATAGCCCTCGAGTTCAGGACGGAGCTAGATTGCTCTTTGACAACTTGAAACAGGATAAGGTTGCCGATGGTGATATTGATACTGGTGGACATGACTACGGGATTTCAGACAGTGCAAAAGTTACTATAGAAAACAGCGGGCCAGAATCTTCTGTCAGAGGTGGTCCTTCTGGAGCAAATGCCCATGAAGAAATTGATGGAACAGATGCTGCAAAAGTTGAGAACCTTCCTTCAAACCTAGATGGTGTTCAGTCAGAAAGTGATAAAGATTTTCACATTGAAAGTACTAATGATCAGCTCGAGTCTAACATAAACTCAGATCACGCAAACCTGGAAAACAGATCTCAAAGTCATATGGCTTCCTCTTTCATGCCTAATCCCATTCAAGAGAAGTCATCTATGAAGGAAGAGCCACTGGCAACTACTGTGGAAGAAACTGCTTCTGTTGAGGTCTGCAGTTTGCCAGAATCAAAGCAAGAACATGTTGAAGTTTCAGATGCTCAGAAGTTGAATGGGTTACCAATTGATGAAAACCAGAAGTTGGATATGACAGTTTCTTCCTCTAGTACTTCAGAACATGTTCTAGTGTCTTCTGGTGTTCTTGTTCGAAGTGCTCAGGAGGCTATAGCAGAACCAAATTTGCAAAATGAGTCTGAAGCCAATAAAAGTGATGTCCTAAAATTTGTTGCTATTGGTGATGATAAGGCCCCTGTGTCTGAGCCAAAGAAGGCAATGGATGATAGTGGAGTTATGAATCATTTGGGCAATGGTTCACAGCAGTTCAAGACCACAGGCAAAGGTAGTGAGCCTCATTTGGGCAAGTGGAGCTCCtctgaaaatgagtttaaatATAGAAAGCCTGGGAATCTGGACACTATCTTTTCCAGGACGGAACTCACTGGAGCAGCAGATGAAGGTAAGGAGAATTATGGCATGGAGGATTCGAGGCGTGGTGCCAATTATGTTAGTCCTGATGTGATCAATAGGAGAATGTCTGATATGGAGCTTGAGTATGGCATAGTTGATGCTCTGGAAGTTGCCCGACAAGTTGCTCAAGAAGTGGAACGAGAAGTAGTAGATGACAGAGAGGCTTCATGCAGCTCTTCAGAGAAGATTTCAGGAGGTGGAATTGAGCAACCTAGTACCCCAGACTCCTTAAATGCAAAGCAAGACCTACCTGCTCAGGTTATACCAAGTGGGGTGTCTACTGGACACAATCAATCTACTGAAGCATATAATGAGGGGGAGGGGTGCATGGTTAGTTCAGATAATGCAGACaatgaaaaggaaaatggtTTGCATCACATGGAGTCCTCTCAGGTGACTGTGGCTCAAGAACCTGAACCTAACACTAAATGCCTATGTGAGTTTGACCTGAACCAGGAAATCTGTTCTGATGATGTAGAACAAACAGTCAATTCCATCTCCACCCCCGTTTCAGTGGTTTCTGCTTCAAGGGCAGCAGCTGCTCTTGGCTTTCCTGTAGCTCCTCTACAGTTTGAGGGGGCTCTCGGATGGAAAGGATCTGCCGCCACAAGTGCTTTTCGCCCAGCATCAGCTTGTCGAAATTCTGATGGTGAAAAAACTCTCTCTCTTGGGGGAACAAGCAGTAGCACAAAACAGAGGATGGATTGCATTGATTTTGATCTTAATGTTGCTGAAGCTGGTGATGAAAAAGGTGCTGAACTAATGTCAGGCAAACAGGTTACAGCCTTGTCAAGCCTCAATTCCATAGAGTCTTCACTTGAAGTGAGTCCAAGAAAATCCAAGAGACTTAAACTGGATTTAAACTGTATCAACGATGATGTTGATGCTTCATCATTAGACTCAAAAGTAGAGGGACGGTTCTTGTACAACATGAATGGGCACCATAACCCATCACCTGCTCTGTCATCATCATCAATGCAACCTTCTATGAGGAACATTGACTTGAATGACAGACCATACAGTCACAATGATGCCTCAGAACAAAGGCCTTATCATGGTATATGTTCCCAAAATGTTAATGCATATGGTGGAGGGCCTAAACCAAATGATCCTGTTATTTCTCTGATGGGAACAAGAGTGGAAGTCAATAGGAAGGATTCCATTCCTCAGGTTGTATCCTTGCTACATGGCAAGGCCTTTGAGCCTGCAAGAGATGCAAACATCACAAGGACAGGAGGTTTTCTGGGGTTAAGTCCCAATATGCCATATTCACATTCTCCTGCATTCAGTTATAATGGAGTGGCTATGGCACCAACTATTTCCTTCTCTTCTGCCATTTATGGGGCTAGTGGTTCAATCCCGTATATGGTTGATTCAAGAGATTCAAGAGCAACTGTTGTGCCTCAAACAATGGGCTCTACATATGCCGTTCCTCCAGCATACACTCAACCACAGTTCATTATGGGCACGAACAACCCAAATGTTGGTTTAAATGGTTTGGTCCCCTCACGACCAAATTTCGATTTAAATTCTGGTTTAGCAATTGAGGGAGGAAATAGAGATTTCATGAGTTTAAGGCAGCCTTTCATGCCTGTCGAGCATTTGAGTGTGAATACTCAACCCTCCTCTAGTTCCGGAGTTGGTGCAAAAAGGGAAGGAACCAGATAG
- the LOC105772200 gene encoding endoplasmin homolog isoform X2, producing MRKWAIPSALVLLCLLSLLSDHGRKVQVNAEEGAVDPPKVEEKIGAVPHGLQTDSDVVKRESESISSRSLRNNAEKFEFQAEVSRLMDIIINSLYSNKDIFLRELISNASDALDKIRFLSLTDKEVLGEGDTSKLDIQIKLDKEKKILSLRDRGIGMTKEDLIKNLGTIAKSGTSAFVEKMQSSGDLNLIGQFGVGFYSVYLVADYVEVISKHNDDKQYVWESKADGAFAISEDTWNEPLGRGTEIRLHLRDEAQEYLEESKLKELVKKYSEFINFPIYIWASKAVDVEVPADEDESSDEEETSDSSSSEEGEDEDAEKSEDDDAEKKSKTKKVKETTYEWELLNDVKAIWLRSPKEVTDEEYTKFYHSLAKDFSDEKPLAWSHFTAEGDVEFKAVLFVPPKAPQDLYESYYNTNKANLKLYVRRVFISEEFDELLPKYLSFLKGLVDSDTLPLNVSREMLQAHSSLKTIKKKLIRKALDMIRKIAEEDPDESSGKDEKEVETSGDDDEKKGQYTKFWNEFGKSIKLGIIEDATNRNRLAKLLRFESTKSDGKLTSLDQYISRMKSGQKDIFYITGTSKEQLEKSPFLERLKKKNYEVIFFTDPVDEYLMQYLMDYEGKQFQNVSKEGLKIGKEKNKELKESFKELTKWWKNALASDNVDEVKISNRLDNTPCVVVTSKYGWSANMERIMQSQTLSDSSKQAYMRGKRILEINPRHPIIKELRERVAKDSEDEGVKQTAQLIYQTALMESGFNLPDPKDFASRIYSSVKSSLNISPDATIEDDDDVEETETESETKDSAVKDEL from the exons ATGAGGAAGTGGGCGATCCCTTCCGCTTTGGTTCTTCTTTGCCTTCTCAGTCTCCTCTCAGATCATG GGAGAAAAGTACAAGTAAATGCCGAGGAAGGAGCTGTAGATCCTCCTAAAGTCGAGGAAAAGATCGGCGCTGTGCCTCATGGCTTACAAACTGATTCTGATGTAGTTAAAAG GGAATCGGAATCCATCTCTTCGAGATCGCTTCGCAATAATGCGGAGAAGTTTGAGTTCCAAGCTGAAGTGTCTCGGCTTATGGATATCATTATCAATTCTCTTTATAGCAACAAGGATATTTTCCTGAGGGAGTTGATCTCCAATGCTTCTGAt gcACTGGACAAGATTAGGTTCCTTTCACTCACAGACAAAGAAGTTTTGGGTGAAGGCGACACTTCCAAGCTGGATATCCAG ATTAAGTTGGACAAAGAGAAGAAGATTCTTTCCCTTCGCGACAGAGGTATAGgaatgacaaaagaagatcTAATCAAGAACTTGGGAACAATTGCGAAATCTGGAACTTCTG CATTCGTTGAGAAAATGCAATCCAGTGGAGACCTTAATCTGATTGGGCAGTTTGGAGTTGGGTTCTACTCCGTATATCTTGTAGCTGACTATGTCGAAGTCATTAGTAAACACAATGATGACAAACA GTATGTATGGGAATCAAAGGCGGATGGGGCATTTGCAATTTCCGAGGATACTTGGAATGAACCACTTGGACGTGGGACTGAGATTAGATTGCATCTTAGGGATGAAGCTCAGGAGTATTTGGAGGAAAGCAAATTGAAG GAGTTGGTGAAGAAATATTCTGAGTTCATCAACTTCCCCATCTATATCTGGGCAAGCAAAGCGGTTGATGTTGAGGTACCTGCAGATGAAGATGAGTCAAGTGATGAGGAGGAAACCT CCGATAGCAGCTCTTCCGAGGAAGGAGAAGATGAAGATGCCGAGAAAAGTGAGGATGATGATGctgaaaagaaatcaaagacaAAGAAGGTGAAGGAAACTACTTATGAATGGGAACTTCTGAATGATGTTAAAGCCATATGGTTGCGCAGTCCAAAGGAGGTGACAGATGAAGAATACACGAAATTCTATCACTCTCTAGCAAAG GACTTTAGTGATGAGAAGCCCTTGGCCTGGAGCCACTTCACCGCTGAAGGTGATGTCGAATTCAAGGCCGTTTTGTTTGTGCCTCCTAAGGCTCCTCAGGATCTATATGAGAGTTACTATAACACCAATAAAGCCAACTTGAAGTTGTATGTTCGACGAGTTTTTATCTCTGAAGAATTTGATGAGCTTTTGCCAAAGTATCTTAGCTTCTTGAAG GGTCTTGTTGATTCTGATACTCTGCCTCTCAATGTGTCAAGAGAGATGCTGCAAGCCCACAGCAGTTTGAAAACAATCAAGAAAAAACTCATCAGGAAAGCCCTTGATATGATTCGTAAAATTGCCGAGGAGGATCCTGATGAGTCGAGTGGAAAAGATGAGAAAG AAGTGGAAACATCTGGTGATGATGACGAGAAAAAGGGACAATACACCAAGTTCTGgaatgaatttggaaaatccATTAAACTCGGTATCATTGAGGATGCAACCAATAGAAATCGCTTGGCAAAACTCCTTCGATTTGAGAG CACCAAGTCGGATGGTAAATTGACATCACTTGATCAGTACATCTCAAGGATGAAATCCGGACAGAAAGATATATTCTACATTACAGGAACCAGCAAGGAACAACTAGAAAAATCTCCATTCTTGGAGAGGCTTAAGAAGAAAAATTACGAG GTTATTTTCTTCACTGATCCTGTTGATGAGTACCTGATGCAATACCTTATGGATTATGAGGGAAAGCAGTTCCAAAATGTATCCAAGGAGGGCCTGAAAATCgggaaagaaaagaacaaagaactCAAGGAGTCATTTAAGGAACTAACTAAATGGTGGAAGAATGCACTTGCTAGTGATAATGTTGATGAAGTGAAGATAAGCAACCGTTTGGACAACACTCCCTGTGTGGTCGTTACATCAAAATACGGATGGAGTGCTAATATGGAGAGAATCATGCAATCTCAAACCCTGTCTGATTCTAGCAAGCAAGCTTACATGCGCGGCAAGAGGATCCTAGAGATTAACCCAAGACACCCAATCATCAAGGAGCTTCGTGAGAGAGTTGCCAAGGACTCTGAG GATGAGGGTGTGAAGCAAACAGCTCAGCTTATTTACCAGACGGCTCTAATGGAGAGTGGTTTCAATCTACCCGATCCCAAGGATTTTGCTTCACGCATCTACAGCTCAGTGAAATCTAGCCTAAATATCAGTCCCGATGCAACAATtgaggatgatgatgatgtagaAGAAACCGAGACAGAGTCGGAGACAAAAGACAGTGCAGTCAAAGATGAGTTGTAG